The following nucleotide sequence is from Gammaproteobacteria bacterium.
TTGCGTGCGATTGGTTACAGTAGCGAAGAAATTCTATCGATGTTCTTTGAAACTAATACCGTAAATATTACGGATAAAGGGTTCATTCTTGATTTAATACCAGAGCGACTACGTGGTGAAATTGCACCGCTTGATATTAAAGCTGGCGGGAAAGTAATTGTTGAGGCGGGTCGTCGGATTACTGTGCGTCATGTGCGTAAGATTGAAAAGGCAAATATAAAAACTTTGGAAGTGCCGGTTGAATACTTATTAAATAAATTTTTAGCGAAAGATTTAGTTGATACCGATACTGGCGAGTTAGTTTGTAAAGCAAATGATGAATTAACTGAAGAAAATATTGAAAAGATTCTAGAGTCATCTGTTGATGTGTTGGAGTTGTTGTATACCAATGACATTGATAGAGGACCATATATCTCATCAACGATAGGCATTGATCCTTCTAGTAATGCATTAGAAGCGATGGTGGAAATCTATCGCATGATGCGTCCTGGCGAGCCGCCGACTAAAGAGGCTGCGCAAAATTTATTTCAGAATTTATTCTTTGCGCCAGAACGTTATGACTTATCGCCTGTAGGTCGAATGAAGTTTAATCGACGCGTTGGACGTGAAGAGCAAACAGGGTCAGGTATTTTAAATAATGACGACATCTTAGATGTCATGAAAGTGCTGATTGATATCCGTAATGGTAATGGCATTGTTGATGATATCGATCACCTTGGTAACCGACGTGTGCGGTGCGTAGGTGAAATGGCAGAAAATGCTTTCCGTGTTGGTTTAGTGCGTGTTGAGCGTGCCGTTAAAGAGCGTTTAACCTTGGCAGAGTCTGAAGGTTTAATGCCTCAGGAAATGATTAATGCTAAGCCAGTTGCAGCAGCGATTAAAGAATTTTTCGGTTCTAGTCAGTTGTCGCAATTTATGGATCAAAACAATCCATTATCTGAAATCACCCACAAGCGTCGTATTTCAGCATTAGGCCCAGGCGGATTAACACGTGAGCGAGCAGGTTTTGAAGTGCGTGACGTACATCCAACTCATTATGGTCGGGTATGTCCGATTGAAACTCCTGAAGGTCCAAATATTGGATTAATTAATTCGCTAGCCATTTTTGCACGTACTAATGACTATGGTTTCTTGGAGACACCTTATCGCAAAGTAATTAACGGCAAGGTTACCGATGAAATTGAATACCTTTCTGCAATTGAAGAAAGTCAGTTTACCATTGCGCAAGCCAATGCGCCGTTAGATGAAAAAGGTAAATTTGTAAATGAATTGGCGTCGGTAAGACACTTAAATGAATTTTCATTAGCGACCACTGAAAAAGTGGAATACATGGATGTATCGCCGAAACAGATTGTTTCGGTAGCAGCAGCATTGATTCCATTCTTGGAGCACGATGATGCGAACCGTGCATTAATGGGTTCAAATATGCAACGCCAAGCGGTGCCCACATTGCGCGCAGAAAAACCACTGGTTGGAACCGGTATTGAGCGTGCAGTTGCGATCGATTCAGGCGCAGCATTATCTTCACGCCGCGGTGGAGTTGTGGATTCGGTTGATGCTGGCCGTATCGTGGTTCGCGTTAATGATAAAGAAACAGAAGCGGGTGAGCCTGGCGTAGATATTTACAATCTCACTAAATATATTCGTTCAAACCAAAACACATGTATTAATCAAAAACCTTTGGTGCGCCCGGGTGATGTAATTGCGCGTGGCGATGTATTAGCAGACGGACCATCAACAGATTTAGGCGAGTTGGCTTTAGGCCAAAATGCGTTGGTTGCGTTCATGCCATGGAATGGATACAACTTTGAAGATTCGATTCTTATTTCAGAGCGTGTAGTTGAAGAAGACCGTTTTACAACAATTCATATTGAAGAGCTGACGTGTGTGGCTCGTGATACCAAGCTTGGCTCCGAAGAAGTTACAGCAGATATTCCAAATGTGAGTGAAAACTTGTTAGCCAAGTTGGATGACTCGGGAATAGTTTATGTAGGTGCTGAAGTAAAGCCAAGTGATATATTGGTAGGCAAGGTTACCCCTAAGGGTGAGACGCAGCTTACTCCTGAAGAAAAGCTTCTAAGGGCTATTTTTGGTGAGAAGGCTTCTGATGTAAAAGATACTTCATTACGCGTGAAGTCTGGTATGGAAGGTACGGTAATTGATGTGCGAGTATTTACTCGTGACGGCGTAGAAAAAGATAAGCGTGCCTTGCAAATTGAAGAAGCAGAAGTTGAGCAAGTACGTAAAGATCTAAATGACCAATTACGTATTTATGAGGCTGACATTTATTCGCGTATTGAGCGTTTAATTACTAATAAAGTAACGGATGGTGGACCAGATGAATTGGCTGCAGGTTCTAAAGTAACTAAGGCGTATCTAGATGGTCTAGAGCGTGAGCGATGGTTTGAAATTCGCATGCAGAATGAAGATGTAAATGCTCAATTAGAAAAGCTTGCTACGCAGTTAAAAGAACAGCGCGAATCATTTGACCAACGCTTATTAGCTAAGAAGGAAAAAATCACTCAAGGTGATGATTTAGCGCCAGGCGTGTTAAAGATGGTTAAGGTTTATATTGCGGTAAAACGTCGCATGCAACCAGGCGACAAGATGGCGGGCCGCCATGGAAACAAGGGTGTTGTTTCTATGATTGTACCGGTCGAAGACATGCCGCATACAGAAGATGGTACGCCAGTAGATATTGTATTGAATCCATTAGGTGTTCCTTCACGAATGAACGTCGGTCAGGTTCTAGAGATACATTTGGGTTGGGCGGCTAAAGGCTTGGGCTTGAAGATTGATGGCATGCTGAAGAAGAATGGAGATGTGCAACAGCTGCGCTCATTCCTGGATGAAATCTACAATAAAGATGAAGG
It contains:
- the rpoB gene encoding DNA-directed RNA polymerase subunit beta; this translates as MAYSYTEKKRIRKDFGKRPEILAVPYMLQIQLASYRRFLQEDATKEDRQTSGLNGAFGSIFPIISYSGNVELQYVSYRLEEPAFEVKECQLRGLTYSAPLKVLLRLVIYDKDAPASAKKVKDVKEQEVYMGELPLMTDTGAFVINGTERVIVSQLHRSPGVFFDHDKGKTHSSGKLLYSARVIPYRGSWLDFEFDHKDCLFVRIDRRRKLPASILLRAIGYSSEEILSMFFETNTVNITDKGFILDLIPERLRGEIAPLDIKAGGKVIVEAGRRITVRHVRKIEKANIKTLEVPVEYLLNKFLAKDLVDTDTGELVCKANDELTEENIEKILESSVDVLELLYTNDIDRGPYISSTIGIDPSSNALEAMVEIYRMMRPGEPPTKEAAQNLFQNLFFAPERYDLSPVGRMKFNRRVGREEQTGSGILNNDDILDVMKVLIDIRNGNGIVDDIDHLGNRRVRCVGEMAENAFRVGLVRVERAVKERLTLAESEGLMPQEMINAKPVAAAIKEFFGSSQLSQFMDQNNPLSEITHKRRISALGPGGLTRERAGFEVRDVHPTHYGRVCPIETPEGPNIGLINSLAIFARTNDYGFLETPYRKVINGKVTDEIEYLSAIEESQFTIAQANAPLDEKGKFVNELASVRHLNEFSLATTEKVEYMDVSPKQIVSVAAALIPFLEHDDANRALMGSNMQRQAVPTLRAEKPLVGTGIERAVAIDSGAALSSRRGGVVDSVDAGRIVVRVNDKETEAGEPGVDIYNLTKYIRSNQNTCINQKPLVRPGDVIARGDVLADGPSTDLGELALGQNALVAFMPWNGYNFEDSILISERVVEEDRFTTIHIEELTCVARDTKLGSEEVTADIPNVSENLLAKLDDSGIVYVGAEVKPSDILVGKVTPKGETQLTPEEKLLRAIFGEKASDVKDTSLRVKSGMEGTVIDVRVFTRDGVEKDKRALQIEEAEVEQVRKDLNDQLRIYEADIYSRIERLITNKVTDGGPDELAAGSKVTKAYLDGLERERWFEIRMQNEDVNAQLEKLATQLKEQRESFDQRLLAKKEKITQGDDLAPGVLKMVKVYIAVKRRMQPGDKMAGRHGNKGVVSMIVPVEDMPHTEDGTPVDIVLNPLGVPSRMNVGQVLEIHLGWAAKGLGLKIDGMLKKNGDVQQLRSFLDEIYNKDEGISVDLNEFNDDEIMNMSNNLRTGVPMATPVFDGAQESEIKRMLKLADLPEDGQTLLWDGRTGESFERKVTVGYMHMLKLNHLVDDKMHARSTGPYSLVTQQPLGGKAQFGGQRFGEMEVWALEAYGASYTLQEMLTVKSDDVTGRNKMYKNIVDGNHSMDAGMPESFNVLMKEIRSLGLNIDFEQEKF